Proteins encoded in a region of the Drosophila busckii strain San Diego stock center, stock number 13000-0081.31 chromosome 2L, ASM1175060v1, whole genome shotgun sequence genome:
- the LOC108607627 gene encoding palmitoyltransferase ZDHHC23 isoform X2, which translates to MLIAFQDRLRLPWQGGAKRISPAALAPAFIVPTMMGLATLNAKTAIVLMLTLVGFCFWGMQLAERTATRTSFFLSWTVFSIFYMAIIFEWEVPLLELLPEENIVLILLSAGALYALYRTKQLAPLNLVTAQYGSTPKDELPGITEASSGEEQQHTDTVLGMEDDDDDDEGVGVENQERNGLIQHLQPHMCEICRKVTPSRAYHCAACGSCVKRRWHHSYWLNCCIGERNLRSYIVCLFLSECALLLGANLTLTAVCHPFLVVRMLGIPLLLPDDCSEVFEQFELGIAFVVAGYALLIAGYIAVVLCRQLYLCWRDASPPEYKRMPATNGSRIWNNWRAILK; encoded by the exons ATGTTGATTGCTTTTCAGGATCGCTTGCGTTTGCCATGGCAAGGCGGCGCCAAGCGCATCTCGCCGGCCGCTCTAGCGCCTGCCTTCATAGTGCCTACTATGATGGGTCTGGCTACGCTCAATGCCAAGACGGCCATAGTGCTGATGTTGACACTAGTTGGATTCTGCTTCTGGGGCATGCAACTGGCTGAGCGAACAGCTACAAGGACCAGCTTTTTCTTAAGCTGGACAGTCTTCTCTATATTCTACATGGCGATAATTTTTGAATGGGAAGTGCCGCTGCTTGAATTGCTGCCTGAAGAGAACATAGTATTGATATTGCTATCAGCGGGTGCTTTATATGCGCTATATCGAACAAAGCAGCTGGCGCCATTGAATCTGGTCACTGCGCAATACGGCAGCACGCCCAAGGATGAATTGCCTGGCATAACTGAAGCCTCCAGCggcgaggagcagcagcatacgGATACTGTGTTGGGCATGGaagatgatgacgacgacgatgaggGTGTTGGTGTTGAGAATCAGGAGCGCAATGGACTTATACAGCATTTGCAGCCGCACATGTGCGAGATTTGCCGCAAGGTTACACCAAGTCGTGCTTACCactgcgctgcttgtggcagCTGCGTTAAGCGTCGCTGGCATCATAGCTACTGGCTCAACTGTTGCATTGGCGAGCGCAACTTGCGCAGTTATATAGTATGTCTATTCTTATCTGAATGCGCTTTGCTGCTGGGCGCCAACCTAACACTGACTGCAGTTTGTCATCCGTTTTTGGTTGTGCGCATGCTGGGCataccgctgctgctgcccgacGACTGTAGCGAGGTCTTCGAGCAATTCGA ATTGGGCATTGCCTTTGTTGTCGCGGGCTATGCCCTACTCATTGCCGGCTACATTGCTGTGGTGCTCTGTCGTCAACTATATTTGTGTTGGCGCGATGCTAGTCCGCCTGAGTACAAGCGCATGCCCGCAACCAATGGCAGTCGCATCTGGAACAATTGGCGTGCCATACTCAAGTGA
- the LOC108608126 gene encoding uncharacterized protein LOC108608126 has product MSFAMELLQDELEYVRTHCEQQFEGSKLVACTSSLVRVELLSHRTNRTMIVCLHIPKDYPQSANILVELKSRVYAEKLISFLTDMLDKCAKQHCGEPQVMQLLRTANQYLVDTPLCVCLDEITQLRSMLAYNDENKLKLRQSKCSVQLLIHGGEYFYRVTATVPDNYPQHCVELHDHESNLPNVLVRFLNGQSKELARQCVEAPLRFTRDEQAKFRPVPSLYTALKFCIAATQDFHMELCPICDQAVLPTNPEEILADENADAFVERVFCGHLFHQGCLKKYLSEPPFPKGGKLCPAKRRHPRSDAAKPVGASGKDKGLQAELGVCGIKLAHDRWVVNIKTAETRWAQKQARQRELEEVVDFLK; this is encoded by the exons a TGTCATTTGCCATGGAGCTGCTCCAAGATGAGCTGGAATATGTGCGCACCCATTGtgaacaacaatttgaagGCAGCAAGTTAGTGGCCTGCACTTCCAGTCTGGTGAGAGTGGAGCTACTCTCACACAGAACAAATCGCACTATGATTGTTTGCCTGCACATACCCAAGGACTATCCGCAAAGCGCCAATATACTGGTAGAACTAAAAAGTCGTGTATATgcagaaaaattaattagtttccTCACCGATATGCTGGACAAGTGTGCAAAGCAGCATTGTGGAGAGCCGCAGGTTATGCAGTTGCTTAGAACTGCTAATCAGTATCTTGTAGACACTCCGCTCTGCGTCTGCCTGGACGAGATCACACAGTTGCGGTCTATGCTGGCTTACAACGATGAGAATAAACTAAAACTGCGCCAGAGCAAGTGCAGCGTGCAATTACTAATTCATGGCGGAGAGTACTTCTATCGCGTTACAGCCACCGTGCCAGACAATTATCCACAGCACTGTGTAGAACTACATGACCATGAGTCCAATTTACCGAATGTACTGGTACGATTTCTTAACGGTCAGTCGAAAGAGCTGGCACGCCAGTGTGTGGAGGCGCCATTGCGCTTCACCAGAGATGAACAGGCCAAGTTTAGGCCAGTGCCAAGTCTGTACACTGCGCTTAAGTTTTGCATAGCTGCCACACAGGACTTCCACATGGAATTGTGCCCGATTTGTGATCAGGCTGTGCTACCTACGAATCCAGAAGAAATTCTGGCAGATGAGAATGCGGATGCGTTTGTGGAGCGCGTATTTTGCGGCCATCTGTTCCATCAAGGCTGTCTCAAGAAATATCTATCCGAACCGCCATTCCCTAAAGGTGGCAAGCTCTGCCCAGCTAAAAGACGTCATCCGCGCTCCGATGCTGCAAAGCCAGTCGGTGCTAGCGGAAAAGACAAAGGACTGCAGGCTGAACTAGGTGTATGTGGTATTAAATTGGCCCACGACCGTTGGGTGGTCAACATCAAAACCGCAGAGACACGTTGGGCACAAAAACAAGCGCGTCAACGTGAACTGGAAGAGGTTGTCGATTTTCTAAAGTAA
- the LOC108607627 gene encoding palmitoyltransferase ZDHHC23 isoform X1: protein MIADEEETTSTLAAGLCCCQYINHDRRTAHILECCCNCTEFDLVCTRFITCKRIESRNISDMLIAFQDRLRLPWQGGAKRISPAALAPAFIVPTMMGLATLNAKTAIVLMLTLVGFCFWGMQLAERTATRTSFFLSWTVFSIFYMAIIFEWEVPLLELLPEENIVLILLSAGALYALYRTKQLAPLNLVTAQYGSTPKDELPGITEASSGEEQQHTDTVLGMEDDDDDDEGVGVENQERNGLIQHLQPHMCEICRKVTPSRAYHCAACGSCVKRRWHHSYWLNCCIGERNLRSYIVCLFLSECALLLGANLTLTAVCHPFLVVRMLGIPLLLPDDCSEVFEQFELGIAFVVAGYALLIAGYIAVVLCRQLYLCWRDASPPEYKRMPATNGSRIWNNWRAILK, encoded by the exons ATGATTGCAGACGAGGAAGAGACAACGTCAACATTAGCGGCAGGGCTCTGTTGCTGTCAATACATTAATCACGATAGGCGAACTGCGCACATATTAGAATGCTGTTGTAATTGCACGGAATTTGACTTGGTATGCACACG CTTCATCACGTGTAAACGCATTGAATCGCGCAACATAAGCGACATGTTGATTGCTTTTCAGGATCGCTTGCGTTTGCCATGGCAAGGCGGCGCCAAGCGCATCTCGCCGGCCGCTCTAGCGCCTGCCTTCATAGTGCCTACTATGATGGGTCTGGCTACGCTCAATGCCAAGACGGCCATAGTGCTGATGTTGACACTAGTTGGATTCTGCTTCTGGGGCATGCAACTGGCTGAGCGAACAGCTACAAGGACCAGCTTTTTCTTAAGCTGGACAGTCTTCTCTATATTCTACATGGCGATAATTTTTGAATGGGAAGTGCCGCTGCTTGAATTGCTGCCTGAAGAGAACATAGTATTGATATTGCTATCAGCGGGTGCTTTATATGCGCTATATCGAACAAAGCAGCTGGCGCCATTGAATCTGGTCACTGCGCAATACGGCAGCACGCCCAAGGATGAATTGCCTGGCATAACTGAAGCCTCCAGCggcgaggagcagcagcatacgGATACTGTGTTGGGCATGGaagatgatgacgacgacgatgaggGTGTTGGTGTTGAGAATCAGGAGCGCAATGGACTTATACAGCATTTGCAGCCGCACATGTGCGAGATTTGCCGCAAGGTTACACCAAGTCGTGCTTACCactgcgctgcttgtggcagCTGCGTTAAGCGTCGCTGGCATCATAGCTACTGGCTCAACTGTTGCATTGGCGAGCGCAACTTGCGCAGTTATATAGTATGTCTATTCTTATCTGAATGCGCTTTGCTGCTGGGCGCCAACCTAACACTGACTGCAGTTTGTCATCCGTTTTTGGTTGTGCGCATGCTGGGCataccgctgctgctgcccgacGACTGTAGCGAGGTCTTCGAGCAATTCGA ATTGGGCATTGCCTTTGTTGTCGCGGGCTATGCCCTACTCATTGCCGGCTACATTGCTGTGGTGCTCTGTCGTCAACTATATTTGTGTTGGCGCGATGCTAGTCCGCCTGAGTACAAGCGCATGCCCGCAACCAATGGCAGTCGCATCTGGAACAATTGGCGTGCCATACTCAAGTGA
- the LOC108597914 gene encoding trichohyalin, which produces MSLSKRREKSNKPTRWDRIRKRQLNVNPLALKTEAVRRFIEVDYVDAQQTRLLIDGEASKQLNPSVIMDIRHELFAQIPRKLPLATVAHASTLELTKAHNLEVEQRYVHHQLQKFRQQLARQHPRPAAISLRPSKPDFKLNHGPLMQSISQAAQHIEDFYKAPVEALNKGSKLFAAQRQMASNTLLEQLQCQPVAEAEAEVELEPEVNWLPEHHHQQQQQQHLGELDSLEYRKFVKQLQLDKSKSQLEQRLRTPSPLTNTEEFLRPMRAAAERQMLHLRTVRREEELLEQQKQQDAVEPAASLPLQRENSSCSNTSDGIDSVISDLAEEALYELQMEAAEQQLDLKQTLPATKHVQFQLPLATTEAEPTPETQIESEKEPLIIRRLELPKVLVVPKQPLPSSPTPNSSSSSSNDEDEPTAAVAPEKQRIIEKLFQARSNCQQTLMRKYFLKWLHYTTLERVEREPGTSHNNRAQKITAFLDKIRVEKRRQHVELKQPGKEQTQEQRQDTIKMTKQFKNKLKVQQDIIELQRIKLERQERLIMQLKLHKLSDEAKEAREDLKQELKTVIRCGDPKAKAKARCLQLIGSLRDAEDEELERLQGRSKALMQPRFLQHMQERALERGVRHEQARQRREQAEAEREAAKLALEEAKRQEDEEAKRLRMEVLKERRRQEKMARVLKERERQRFMENKRKALEFCRLLLLRRVGMEAFKRLVQRKRDNQLKCEQFRRQLYKRRSFIAWRDYAAYRQREKCIRANLCFERALKRRALHAWINYVQLERSKLLVAIDWHALRCMEHWFARWHNYSTHCRLIEDTKMRQAISHHEWHLKWKVLDCWQRLPQILQLEKETEERRQRWRMKIWELLPDYKPREDSLW; this is translated from the exons atgtcGCTTTCGAAACGTCGCGAGAAATCGAATAAACCCACACGCTGGGATCGCATCAGGAAGCGACAATTGAATGTAAATCCGCTTGCGCTGAAAACTGAAGCAGTGCGTCGTTTCATTGAGGTGGACTATGTGGATGCTCAACAGACGCGTCTGCTTATAGATGGTGAGGCCAGTAAGCAGCTAAATCCAAGTGTTATCATGGATATACGACATGAGCTG ttTGCACAGATACCACGCAAGCTGCCACTGGCAACGGTGGCGCATGCAAGCACCTTGGAGTTAACCAAAGCACATAATCTGGAGGTGGAACAGCGCTATGTACACCATCAGCTGCAAAAATTCCGCCAGCAGCTAGCCAGGCAGCATCCGCGTCCAGCTGCCATTAGCTTGCGTCCAAGCAAGCCCGACTTTAAACTTAACCATGGGCCACTGATGCAGAGTATAAGTCAGGCGGCCCAGCACATTGAGGATTTTTACAAAGCGCCAGTGGAGGCCCTAAATAAAGGCTCTAAGCTCTTTGCAGCACAAAGGCAAATGGCCAGTAACacgctgctggagcagctacAATGCCAACcagtagctgaagctgaagcggAGGTGGAGCTAGAGCCCGAGGTAAACTGGTTGCCagagcatcatcatcagcagcaacagcagcagcatctgggCGAGCTGGATTCGCTGGAGTATcgtaaatttgttaagcagctgcagctggataAAAGCAAATCTCAATTGGAGCAACGCCTACGCACGCCAAGTCCACTTACCAATACGGAGGAGTTTCTACGTCCCATGCGTGCCGCCGCTGAGCGACAAATGCTACACTTGCGCACAGTGCGACGCGAAGAagagctgctggagcagcagaagcaacaagATGCAGTGGAGCCAGCAGCATCACTACCATTGCAACGTGAAAATTCCAGCTGCTCCAATACCAGTGATGGCATTGACTCTGTAATCTCTGATCTAGCCGAGGAGGCGCTGTACGAGCTGCAAATGGAGGCAGCGGAGCAGCAACTGGACTTAAAGCAGACTCTGCCAGCTACCAAACATGTGCAGTTTCAGCTTCCGCTGGCCACAACAGAAGCAGAGCCAACGCCCGAGACTCAGATTGAGTCGGAGAAAGAGCCACTCATCATACGCCGCCTAGAGCTTCCCAAGGTGTTGGTCGTCCCCAAGCAGCCTCTGCCATCCAGTCCCacgcccaacagcagcagcagcagcagcaacgacgaaGACGAACCTACTGCGGCTGTTGCGCCCGAAAAGCAACGCATCATTGAAAAACTCTTTCAGGCGCGTAGCAACTGCCAGCAAACTCTTATGCGCAAGTATTTTCTCAAGTGGCTGCACTACACCACACTGGAGCGGGTTGAGCGGGAGCCAGgcacaagccacaacaatCGTGCGCAAAAGATCACTGCGTTTCTCGATAAGATTCGAGTGGAGAAGCGACGACAGCATGTGGAGTTAAAACAGCCAGGCAAAGAGCAGACGCAAGAGCAGCGACAGGATACGATCAAAATGACCAAACAATTTAAGAACAA ACTCAAAGTGCAGCAGGACATCATCGAACTGCAGCGCATCAAATTGGAGCGACAGGAGCGtctaattatgcaattaaagctgcacaAGCTGAGCGACGAGGCCAAGGAGGCGCGTGAAGATCTCAAGCAGGAGCTTAAAACCGTCATACGCTGTGGTGATCCCAAAGCGAAGGCCAAGGCTAGATGTCTTCAACTCATTGGCAGTCTACGCGATGCGGAGGATGAGGAGCTGGAGCGACTACAGGGCCGCAGCAAGGCGCTGATGCAGCCACGCTTCCTGCAACATATGCAGGAGCGTGCGCTCGAACGTGGCGTGCGACATGAGCAAGCGCGTCAGCGACGCGAACAGGCGGAGGCGGAGCGCGAGGCTGCCAAGTTGGCGCTTGAAGAGGCCAAG CGCCAGGAGGATGAGGAAGCCAAGCGTCTACGCATGGAGGTGCTTAAGGAGCGACGCCGTCAGGAGAAAATGGCCAGAGTTCTAAAGGAGCGCGAGCGTCAGCGATTTATGGAGAACAAGCGAAAGGCGCTGGAGTTTTGtcgcctgctgttgctgcgtcGCGTCGGAATGGAAGCCTTCAAGCGTCTGGTCCAGCGGAAGCGTGATAATCAGTTGAAGTGCGAGCAGTTCCGCCGACAGCTTTACAAGCGTCGCAGTTTTATCGCCTGGCGCGACTACGCCGCCTATCGACAGCGGGAAAAATGCATACGCGCTAATCTCTGCTTTGAGCGGGCATTGAAGCGCCGGGCACTGCACGCTTGGATTAACTATGTGCAGCTGGAGCGTAGCAAGCTTCTAGTGGCCATTGACTGGCATGCACTGCGCTGCATGGAGCACTGGTTCGCGCGCTGGCACAACTACAGCACACACTGTCGTCTTATTGAGGACACCAAGATGCGTCAGGCTATCTCGCATCATGAATG GCATCTCAAGTGGAAAGTTCTGGACTGTTGGCAGCGACTGCCGCAAATACTGCAGCTGGAGAAGGAGACCGAGGAGCGTCGTCAGCGTTGGCGCATGAAAATCTGGGAGCTGCTGCCTGACTACAAGCCGCGCGAGGATAGCCTCTGGTAG
- the LOC108608125 gene encoding serine--tRNA ligase, cytoplasmic translates to MVLDLDLFRSDKGGNPDAVRENQKKRFKDVGLVEAVIEKDTEWRQRRHRADNLNKVKNVCSKVIGEKMKKKEPVGPEGEEVPAAIRVDLTQITAETLQALTVNQIKQLRLLIDDAMTDNQKSLELAEQTRNTALREVGNHLHDSVPVSNDEEENRVERTFGDCEKRGKYSHVDLIVMIDGMNAEKGAVVSGGRGYFLTGAAVFLEQALIQHALQLLYTRDYTPLYTPFFMRKEVMQEVAQLSQFDEELYKVVGKGSERAEECGTDEKYLIATSEQPIAAYHRDEWLPESSLPIKYAGLSTCFRQEVGSHGRDTRGIFRVHQFEKVEQFVLTSPHDNKSWEMMDEMIGNAEQFCQSLGIPYRVVNIVSGALNHAASKKLDLEAWFGGSGAFRELVSCSNCLDYQARRLLVRYGQTKKMNAAVDYVHMLNATMCAATRVICAILETHQTETGVKVPEPLKKYMPAKFQDEIPFVKPAPIDLELAAAANQKAKKDKTKKDPAAA, encoded by the coding sequence ATGGTGCTAGACCTGGATTTGTTTCGCAGCGACAAGGGCGGCAACCCTGATGCAGTCCGTGAGAATCAAAAGAAGCGTTTTAAAGATGTGGGACTTGTAGAGGCAGTCATTGAAAAAGACACGGAATGGCGACAGCGCCGTCATCGAGCCGACAATCTGAACAAGGTGAAAAATGTCTGCAGCAAGGTAATCGGTGAGAAAATGAAGAAGAAGGAGCCCGTAGGCCCCGAGGGCGAGGAGGTGCCAGCTGCTATACGAGTAGATTTGACGCAAATAACTGCGGAGACACTACAAGCGTTGACAGTGAATCAGATCAAACAGCTGCGCTTACTCATCGATGATGCGATGACGGACAATCAAAAGTCTCTGGAGCTGGCTGAACAGACGCGCAATACGGCACTGCGTGAGGTGGGCAATCATCTGCACGATTCTGTGCCCGTGTCTAATGACGAGGAGGAGAATCGTGTTGAGCGAACCTTTGGGGACTGCGAGAAGCGCGGCAAGTACTCACATGTGGATCTAATTGTGATGATCGATGGCATGAATGCGGAGAAGGGCGCTGTCGTATCTGGAGGACGTGGCTACTTCCTTACTGGCGCTGCTGTATTTCTGGAGCAAGCGCTGATTCAGCATGCGCTTCAGCTGCTCTATACGCGTGACTATACTCCACTTTATACGCCCTTCTTTATGCGCAAAGAGGTGATGCAAGAGGTGGCGCAGCTCTCTCAGTTCGACGAGGAGCTTTACAAAGTGGTTGGCAAGGGAAGCGAGCGTGCCGAAGAGTGTGGCACCGATGAAAAGTACCTGATAGCCACCTCGGAGCAGCCTATTGCGGCGTATCATCGCGACGAGTGGCTGCCAGAGTCATCGCTACCCATTAAATACGCCGGCTTGTCGACTTGCTTCCGCCAGGAGGTAGGCTCGCATGGACGCGATACTCGTGGCATTTTCCGCGTGCACCAGTTTGAGAAGGTGGAACAGTTCGTACTGACTTCTCCACATGACAACAAATCGTGGGAGATGATGGACGAGATGATTGGCAACGCAGAGCAGTTCTGCCAATCTCTGGGCATACCATATCGCGTGGTTAACATTGTTTCTGGAGCTCTCAATCACGCCGCTTCCAAGAAACTCGATCTGGAGGCCTGGTTTGGCGGCAGCGGTGCCTTCAGGGAGCTGGTTTCCTGCTCCAATTGCCTAGACTACCAGGCTCGTCGCTTGCTGGTGCGCTACGGTCAGACCAAGAAGATGAACGCGGCTGTGGACTATGTGCACATGCTTAATGCTACAATGTGCGCTGCTACTCGTGTTATCTGCGCCATTCTCGAGACGCACCAAACAGAAACGGGCGTCAAGGTGCCCGAGCCCCTCAAGAAGTATATGCCGGCGAAGTTCCAGGACGAGATTCCTTTCGTTAAGCCAGCACCCATTGATCTGGAGCTTGCCGCTGCGGCCAATCAAAAGGCCAAGAAGGATAAGACCAAGAAGGATCCAGCCGCTGCCTAA